The Penaeus chinensis breed Huanghai No. 1 chromosome 16, ASM1920278v2, whole genome shotgun sequence sequence AAGCACTTTTGCTCCATAGCCCATTACCCTCTGTGCCCATCCTGTCCATATAGAATGCACAACACAGCCCTGCACCGTGCCATTTTTAGGGGCCCCCCCTTAATAATTTAGAGACTGACCTATTTCCCAGGTGGAGTCTGGATGAAAGCATTCTCAGATTTAAACTTGGAGTGAGGCCAGGTAGGAAGTATgctgacaaggtttttctcttgctAGCTACTCCAGTGCTGTCCGTTactctgcccttccccttctccccaagaTGCTTATATATCTCCCCTAGTacttctccctcctattccttgcATTCCCAATTCAATCAATTCAATTCaatctaaatccagacactccagtcTTTACTTCCCCTTTTATAtcttacctttcctcctcctagcTGTACCCATCGCATCAGATAATGTAAACACCCCATTACCTACTGCATCCTTTCATACACTTaactcttcctctgcttctcaaacatccacctcttccccccacaTAAGCAAACCTTTGTTTCTTAGACCTCTCCAACCATTTCCCTTACAAAAACTCTTGAGGACATTCAAAACTACAAATCGGACCCAAAATAAATActatcccctctccaccccaAAGTCTTTGTTTTCATTAGTCCTACCAAATGACTGCTAacaccacctcttccttttcggttcccccccaccccttcctcccactcccccccccccccccccctcattccagaAAACCCTTTAAACCCCTCCTGATAAACACACCCCCTTTTTGTCACAAAAGTCCCTTTTTCCTAAATTTTTCGCCTCCAGCATTCCCCTGGGCTGCCTTTTTGGGgaatcccccctttttttcctttgataacatttccttcctcagatgcatCCATTTGATCTACTTGCCCTTTTGCTAACCTACCTTATCTCGTTTACTTATTCCACTTTAACTGTTTCAGACCTCTATCCAAACTGCTTAAATTTTAAACCTTTGATTCCacaatttattttgctttgtaaccattaaccattgttttttttttgtttttgtttttataaatgagTGGAAGATGTTAAATATTCACAATATTAACTAATAATGTAATTGTACTTTTTCATAGGTTGTGACAAGGGTCCCAAAGAGCACACAAGATGAGATGCAGGCTGCTGTTGATTCAGCCACAGCTGCTTTTAAATCATGGTCTAAAACCTCGGTACTTACGAGACAGCAAGTCATGTTCAAGTACCAGCAGTTGATTAAAGATAATATTGTAAGTATTTCTTGGTTAAagtatttttatagtttttgtatttttgtgctGGCAAATTAAAATCCCTTAATTCTAGAATTTTGGTTATCTATGTCattaaagatgtaaaaaaaaaatatatatattctcaggcCATATGTCAGTCtaaatagtaatgtaataatttAGTCTGACTTTAAAAGCATGAAATCATTAAAAATACATATTGTCAGGGTTACCAGCATttaattacttgtttattttttcttcctaataATTTTATAGCATGAATTGGCAAAGAACATCACACTTGAGCAAGGGAAAACCCTTGTAGATGCTGAAGGAGATGTTATGCGAGGCTTAcgtaagtatttttttattaattcttacaAAAATGTGCGAGTAGTTTGTCAAAATGCTGTTGCCTAAGTATGTTCCAACCCCATTTGAGTGAAAATATTTTGAGGTGTACTCTCAAGTCCTTTACAGTAGATGATATGACCAAATTAATAGTTGTCAGGGTATACTGTTTCCCCTGTTGAGGTGGTCAAAAAAGAAGTAAGTACATAACTAATGAATATTTAAGCAGAATTGAAATGTACGACACATCTAACCAGAGAGCATAAAAATCACCAAGTTTGGTCATATAATTGAGATGTGTAAAGGCAAGCTTGACCTAGGTCTCTATTAGCATTGTAGTCTAAAGCTTATTTTCTGTAACATGGAAATGAACTAGttgtatagaaaaaagaaaatacttgtCAAGACAAGGTCAACTTTTACAGGCTTGTGCATTTGAAGAGCAGGCCAAAGAAAATTTATTGTAGTTTCACCAACTTAAATACAAAATTACATCCATGTCTTCACTCGGTGATTGTGTGTAAATGGGCATAGATCAAACATCAGTTGTTGTACATATGTAGTTATTATAGATGAAGTAACAGGGATTTCTGATACATTGCATTTGTGAAATTACTTTCATATGAATTGAATAGTTTTCTGTTTGAAGTGTTTAGAAAAAACACTAAATGTTTGACTTTCATATAGCCTTGTTACAGCTCAAATAATTTAATTCTGTATTATTGGATGTTGTGACCAGAAAGTCCAGAGAGAAGTGAATAGCTTGGCTACAGTGCCAGTATCCAAAGACCTGGATGTTAAGGCCCAGTAATAGGGCCTTGATAAACCTCTCTCTACTCTGGTGTTCACTGTGAAAGAGCCTTCATAAACTTATGTAGTTTGGTATTGACTGTTATTCTAATGTAGATTTAACATGCTCATTGCCATATGTACCACTGGTGGTTCATTAGAAGCTTTGGATAACTGCCATATATatgattagtgtttttttttttttttttttttttttttttcagtggacatatttattaacccaatgtcactgggaaaatgctatgctctttttttttttctttttttttgtgaaatgtctctgcacatagatggctctgctagtacttagccacaaaggagtcaattagtagaccttttgaccttatctgatttcacctttccttgaatttgcaggaaaatttgttttactaatgctatcaatatcaatggtgttggcattagtagtggcaatataagaaaaaatattttcaaaaatcaaggaaaaggtatACAGGTGAGACAAGGTGAAACTcagagtgggcatggcatgtacgtacatgccacacCCATTGGTTTGGggttaaaaaggaataaaaataggtTTTAAATGAAAGGTTGATGATACCTTTTCACAACAATATTACATCAAACACCTTGCTGTATTCACAGCAAAGTTTCCTTACTGATAAACACAAATTCtatcagtatttaaaaaaaaaaaaaattcatttaaaATTGTATGAAATGGAAAGTAGTGTTGTTGTCCTTTGTTGTGTGGACAGAGGactaaaaaaatcaaaacagctTATTGGTATCTCTTGTGCCACAAATATCCAAAGGGCCAGTTGCTCAAGATATCCACTTATTtagtatcatcactgtcattgcctTACTAAGCATGACAGAGTTAGAAAATTGTCCTGTTACACCCTAGTTTTAATGTTCTGTGGGGGTTAAGAATGTTTTAATTTaaatgtgtacattatatgtattgtGTTGTTAAATtctcatctatatctatttcctcATTAGTCAGAGTGAACTCTATTCAGAAACCAATATATTGTAGTTTTAGTGTAAGATCTATCCAGTTGGTTTTAATGATGTTCAGTTTATTATAGAAGTTGTTTTGCTGCAAAATTCTTAGAAATGAAATACATGGAATTTAAATTGAAGTCCTGTCATCAGGATTAATATTTTGCTTACATCCTTTTAAGAATACTGTAGCTGAACCAAAAGACTCAGGATTTTGAGGAAAATGCCAATTTTTGTAAGTTCTGAAACATCACATCATGAAGTACtttaaaaataacatgaaaaataaaatgatagataactTTCTGTACTATATACTAAAGACAAATCATTTTTGTTTTCGCTGTATTTTGACACACTCATGTATGCACATTTATCTGGCTTTTGTTGATTTTCATCCTAATGGCATATAGAGTGGAATACCTATGTAATGACACTGATATGAGAAATACACACTCAGTCTTTGTATTGAATTTGTCTGTGGCAAAAGTAAGTAATCTTGATAAATGTTGCaaaagtatgataaaaaaaaaacttgtttaagCTTTTGAGGTTTGTAATTTTAGTCTTGCTTAAACCTTATATTTTTATTGCTTCACTTTGTGATATCTGAGGAAATGTGGAAATCAAGTTTTTCAATATATTGCATACAGAGGTTGTGGAACACTGCTGCAGTATCACCAGTCTTCAGCTTGGGGAGACTATGCCTGGTATTGCACGTGACATGGATGCCTTTTCTTACCGTGTGCCCCTTGGAGTGTGTGCTGGCATTGCCCCATTTAACTTCCCAGCAATGATTCCCCTTTGGGTATGTTGATATTGCCATCTTGCACTTTATATGTGTGTCATAATGATACCActtattttgttttacctttttatatgtaatttgtttgtttctaaCTTTCCCTTAACATTTACTCTCTTGCAGATGTTCCCTGTTGCTTTGGTTTGTGGTAATACCTATATTTTTAAGCCTTCTGAGCGTGTCCCAGGAGCTACCATGATGCTGGTTGAAATGCTAAAGGAAGCAGGCTGTCCAAATGGCGTTGTTAATGTTATCCATGGGCAGCATGATGCTGTCAACTTTATATGTGACAATCCAGCTATTCGGGCAATTTCCTTTGTTGGATCAGACCAAGCTGTTAGTAActcatttgtttttataaattGCTACTGTTATTTCTATAGTCACCATtggttttgtatatattataccataAACTGCAAAATAATTGGgctacaggtgcacacacacacacacacacacatttgcctgTGTCATCAAATTAATATTTATGCATTTTGTATATCACATTGATAGGGAAGGTACATTTATGAAAGAGGATCTAAGAATGGCAAGAGAGTACAGTCAAATATGGGAGCCAAAAACCATGGAGTGATCATGCCTGATGCCAACAAGGAAAGCACATTGACACAGCTAGTTGGAGCTGCCTTTGGAGCTGCAGGTCAGAGGTAAAGATACAAGACGTATGTAAATAAGAATGTATCATATGGAATGCATTGACTTACATTTGATTGTCCTCCCAGATGAATGgtgtatcaatatttatatttgctttttaTCCCTAGATGCATGGCCCTTAGTACAGCAGTCTTTGTTGGAGAGGCTAAGAACTGGCTGCCTGAGTTAGTGGACAGATCAAAGAATCTAAAAGTAAATGCTGGGCATGTGGCTGGAGCTGATTTGGGTCCTGTTATTTCTCCGGAAGCTCGTGATCGTATCTGCAGTCTTGTCCAGTCTGGAATTGATGAAGGAGCAAAGTGTATTCTTGATGGGCGTAATATTACTGTCCCAGGATATGAAAATGGCAATTTTGTTGGTCCAACTATTCTTGCAGATGTTTCAGTAAGTAAAACTAAAGAAAACTGGTTTGATAAATGAAATTTGTCCTGTTTGGAGAAAAATTTGTTTTGCCTTTCTAGTAATACTTAGAATTGACTGATATATTATTGCATCCACAGCCCAACATGAAATGCTACAAGGAGGAGATTTTCGGCCCAGTGTTGGTAGCGCTCTCTGTTGACACACTTGATGAAGCTGTGGACCTAATTAATAGTAACAGCTATGGAAATGGTACAGCTATCTTCACTACCAATGGAGCTACTGCCAGGAAATTTACCAATGATATCGATGTTGGCCAAGTAAGTATAGGAAACCCTTCAGTTAACTGTGCTGTTTGGGACTGGAGTATTAAATGAAATTGTCTGGAATATTAGTTTATTTCTTCTCTGGCATCAtctgataattacaatgacactCCCTGAAACAGGTTGGTGTAAATGTGCCTATCCCAGTGCCTCTGCCTATGTTCTCCTTTACCGGCTCTCGGGGATCAT is a genomic window containing:
- the LOC125033370 gene encoding probable methylmalonate-semialdehyde dehydrogenase [acylating], mitochondrial — its product is MQAAVDSATAAFKSWSKTSVLTRQQVMFKYQQLIKDNIHELAKNITLEQGKTLVDAEGDVMRGLQVVEHCCSITSLQLGETMPGIARDMDAFSYRVPLGVCAGIAPFNFPAMIPLWMFPVALVCGNTYIFKPSERVPGATMMLVEMLKEAGCPNGVVNVIHGQHDAVNFICDNPAIRAISFVGSDQAGRYIYERGSKNGKRVQSNMGAKNHGVIMPDANKESTLTQLVGAAFGAAGQRCMALSTAVFVGEAKNWLPELVDRSKNLKVNAGHVAGADLGPVISPEARDRICSLVQSGIDEGAKCILDGRNITVPGYENGNFVGPTILADVSPNMKCYKEEIFGPVLVALSVDTLDEAVDLINSNSYGNGTAIFTTNGATARKFTNDIDVGQVGVNVPIPVPLPMFSFTGSRGSFLGDANFYGKAVSMLSL